A single Mangrovimonas sp. YM274 DNA region contains:
- a CDS encoding LETM1-related biofilm-associated protein, with amino-acid sequence MNPSANGWIKKCLKEVSKNDSFLSHDIYPFYESLKQCGFIYGSNVEVVMDGVVNRDFSHKELGKVNLLLAFYYVHHLQKEPESFIDSLVSFYNTIAAYKRSFFEDLLGEKSAPELLENIIDKRVHIDDNIITKNFNYFITNALLFVDVLAYQKYLSTQNITEAYIKQLEACVETIVVTVFDYKAEKSQYDKSLIKLLKASLRYQNKESLSYDDVINCMQAPLAKFYITDVVCMAFWSDKIIDSEEQQFLKRFGNDLQLPKEVVQQSVEDIDLFYKANKDKIALLNSKNMVQSFYDNSSRMVSKLIKRNSKRLLKELRQSKELMVLLTKSTTRPLTDEEQKKVTDQLLDIIKSIPSLAIFLLPGGMLLLPIFIKFIPKLLPSAFDDNRLEDE; translated from the coding sequence ATGAACCCTTCGGCCAACGGTTGGATCAAGAAATGCCTTAAGGAAGTCTCCAAAAATGACAGCTTTCTTAGTCATGATATCTATCCATTTTATGAATCCTTAAAACAATGTGGATTCATTTATGGCAGTAACGTGGAAGTGGTGATGGATGGTGTTGTTAACAGGGATTTCTCCCACAAAGAACTTGGAAAAGTTAATTTGCTATTGGCGTTCTACTATGTACATCACCTTCAAAAAGAACCTGAGAGCTTTATCGATAGCCTGGTTTCTTTTTACAATACCATAGCAGCTTATAAACGGTCGTTTTTTGAAGATTTACTTGGAGAAAAATCAGCTCCTGAACTTTTGGAAAATATTATTGATAAACGGGTGCATATTGATGATAATATCATTACCAAAAACTTCAACTATTTTATTACCAACGCTCTGCTGTTTGTTGATGTTTTGGCCTATCAAAAATACCTCAGCACACAAAACATTACAGAAGCCTATATTAAACAATTAGAAGCCTGCGTAGAAACCATAGTGGTGACCGTATTTGATTATAAAGCTGAAAAATCACAATACGACAAAAGCTTGATCAAGCTACTCAAAGCATCCTTACGCTATCAAAATAAGGAATCATTGAGTTATGACGATGTCATTAATTGCATGCAAGCACCGCTGGCCAAATTCTATATTACAGATGTAGTTTGTATGGCTTTTTGGAGTGATAAGATTATTGACTCTGAAGAGCAGCAGTTTTTAAAACGTTTTGGCAACGACTTGCAATTACCGAAAGAAGTCGTCCAACAATCTGTTGAGGATATTGATCTGTTTTACAAAGCTAATAAAGACAAAATAGCCCTGTTGAATTCCAAAAACATGGTGCAAAGTTTTTACGACAATTCCAGTAGAATGGTGAGTAAGCTAATAAAACGCAATAGCAAACGCCTTTTGAAGGAGTTGAGACAAAGTAAGGAACTAATGGTACTACTCACCAAATCCACTACTCGCCCCCTTACCGATGAAGAACAAAAAAAAGTAACAGACCAACTGTTGGACATCATTAAATCCATTCCAAGTTTAGCAATCTTCTTGTTGCCCGGGGGCATGTTGCTATTACCTATCTTCATAAAGTTTATTCCAAAACTACTCCCTTCGGCTTTTGACGACAACAGATTGGAAGATGAATAA